GTCTGGGTACAAGTACATATCTGACTCATTGATACGTACAAAACCTTCAATAGAAGAGCCATCAAACATGGCTTTGTTTGACAAGACCTTATCTAACTGTTCATCTGTAGCAGGAATTTCGACGTTTTTCATGGTTCCCAGAATATCTGAAAACATGAGACGGATAAAGGTAACATTTTTTTCCTTGACTTCACGACGAATATCTGCAGCTGTGATTGGCATGGGTTTTCTCCTTAATATATATGACTACTTGCGATTGCCTAACCGCGACCAAAGGGTGACCGTACTGAAGCAAAGCGCCCCTGCTGGAGGAGTTCATTGTGAAGTGCGCGACGCACTTCCGTCTGACTCACGGCTTTCTTGGACTTCGCCTCGCGTTCAGCATATTTTTTCTTAATCGCAGCAATATTATGACCTTCAGAGATATAATCTTTGATTTCAAGCAGACGATCCATGTCATTCAACGAATACATGCGACGGTTCCCTTCGTTTCGATCAGGTTTGATCAACTCTTGATCTTCATAATAACGAATCTGACGCGCCGAGAGATCGGTCAATTTCATAACACTGCCGATAGGAAAAACAGCCATATTTCGGCGAAATTCTCTTTCCTTCATTTACAATTTCCTTCTTCCTG
The sequence above is a segment of the Streptococcus oralis ATCC 35037 genome. Coding sequences within it:
- the glnR gene encoding transcriptional repressor GlnR — protein: MKEREFRRNMAVFPIGSVMKLTDLSARQIRYYEDQELIKPDRNEGNRRMYSLNDMDRLLEIKDYISEGHNIAAIKKKYAEREAKSKKAVSQTEVRRALHNELLQQGRFASVRSPFGRG